The Epinephelus lanceolatus isolate andai-2023 chromosome 16, ASM4190304v1, whole genome shotgun sequence nucleotide sequence AAAGTGACAGACAATTCTGTTAATGTTAAAAATTACTTGGTAGAAATGTTATCAAATAGCTGTTGTTGCTAAATGATAAAGGGTGAATCAATACATTTCTTCTCAttaacaaatcccatgaaaagaccaagaCCAAAGTGTTACTTCCCAAACCTGTGGCTCTCAGCTCCAAGCCCattggttcctactgaagacgtaaatctttaaaaataaatacatagtttcatttttaaaaagggcTCAGTAACTTCCTAAAACAGCCAGTCACTGCAATTTTTACCAAGCAAACAGGATGAAATAGTGCACTTGTTTGGGACTATATTATGTAGCgcattaatccacatttggtgctcccGTGAAAATCTAGGGGCAGCAGGAAGGTGTATGTGGGACTGAgtcaaaaataaattacagtgtgtgtgttcatggtaataaatgaatgaatggatgtcaatagctctatggcacagaggaacaCAATCTGTCAGGGTGCACAGTGCAGCCTTCTTTCCAGTCTGGATgaaagcagtggaaaacagATGCATAATTTCGTCTGTTGCGGAAGAATTTAACTGCAACCTGCttccaaaaacacaaagaaactgcagtgtgtgtgtgtgtgtgtggtagtgtAACAGTATACTGTATGTGCGTGAGACTGGTGAGCTTTGATTTTCACAGTGAATCTGCAGTGATGTTGTTTCTTGTCTCCCCTGACAGGttgttctttgtgtgtgtgtgtgtgtgtgtgtgtgttcaatgtgAAAATAGATTCTTCACCCATGAGatctttctctttcctttattctttctccctctttttcaaTCCAATCTGAAGCTGCCATCACCAATACAACTGTCACACTGTACCTGTAATTCTGACAGGACGCAGAGCACAGCACATTACAAGGTAGAGCATTCGTAACGCAGtctcttttcctccctctcaGGATGTCGATCGTCAGCATCGTTGCCAGGGAGATCTTGGACTCCCGGGGAAACCCCACTGTGGAAGTGGACCTTTGCACAGAGAAAGGTGACTACTGACAAGCCTGACTGCAAATATTAGATGGGGAAAACAACAACGTAAAGTTATGGATGTCTGCACAGATTCATCATGTCAGAAATTAGCCAGAAAGCATTAAGAAATTTGGCAGCGCAACAGCGTTTCTGCTGTAATCGTAAATTGTTTCTGACATCAAATGACCTTCATTTGACCTATGTCCAGATCAATCAGTCCTCAGCTGAGGGAAGATTGGGGCTTAGAGTCTTCTTGTAGGCTGAAGGTCCACATTATGAGCATGCTTTCATAACCCTTCTGTAGTCACCCAGAAACAAATCAAATTCATTACATACAAGATAACTGTTTAATTTGTATACAgagaataaacaaaaatatggtGTCTCCTGAACTTCAGATCAGTCTGACAGTCTATCagtgtaataaaataaataaaaactgatgGACAGATTCATCACAAATGTCGACCAAAACCAATTTCCGGATCTCACATAaaacttttaccaaaaaatTGGTAACTGCTGCAAAGAGGAACATTGACAGTCAATTTCTTTTAAATTTGGGTGGACCACTCCTAAACGGGGGAGTATGTGTTAAAGGGGAACTGTCTCGAAATCATAGTTCTGCCCATTGAGGATTAAAGGTGCTACATACAACATTCAAAgcaatatagcagcaaacaactatttactatgtaaagatatagtggagtaatggcaacCTGAGCAGAGAACCAAGTCACGCTAcctctcttggtgttggtgtgtaatcaaagcttctttttttctttttcttattgtGGTAGATTGTACAGCTGCATGtacatgttagtgtgtgtgagtcCCTGTGAGAGTATCTCATTGGCTAGTTAACTGCCAATGCTCTCCTCTGTGCTCATATGGCTGTTACAGCTGCAAACGGCGTCCCAACTCACGGTGGCAGAACAACATCGTTGCAGAAGCGTAGCACCCACTAGAGCAGGGGAAGGAAACTTTTACAATAAAGAGCCGTTTTGGCCAAAAGATTAAAGGGccaatgtgtaatatttggcatggtttattgtcaatctgaatctgaatctgaatattctacccattaatatgtttataagtgtataatcgctataaaataaaattcgtttggttttcgtagccttatagttatgcttttatatatatatataggaagggccttgctttagagaggtcgccatcttgcgccgccatgtatgtacggcagaccgagcggacaatccagccagccagagaacgcgtttcgcgtgtataaatgaaccaacgaagacagcggaaggagggaaaaaggaggaggaaacagcagagagtgttagtagttcatcgatagagagtagtgaaaagttttttagttataaagtttgcgaatggaccacacttaccacgcaacaggagagaatgaacctgaaccgtcatctgcgaggaaaagaagttgcaacttcactccttcactctctgcggcgttttcctcctgatgatatatctccccagcgatggtagcagtagcaccgaatcccattctgtgcattcagcctctcttctcacccgctcagcatcaaatacatggagttcctcatctgtgtgctccggctcaaacaggtatggctctgggtctgtgtccgctacaagaaactcttcaaaatcgcgttcaaagtcgtccattgcagctactatagtccggagatatcgctaggctaaataaacagctgagctctgtttaccagctatgctgtcagtcagtgtgcgggctggagattgagcagagaggggagggggatcCCCACTTAGCATggtaaacaagtatgtgtgtaaagttatgaagtgtgtctgttacactagaagagtcagagtttgggacggagtcttttaccccctggagtgttactggagtttctggagtgctcaaataaatgggcctttttcccgaacactcctctggtctcctgctcatgagggattcattacaatatcgtaacatggcttagatttctaaataaacataaacctcagacctactcctgaaaaactcgtgcgcaaggctttttgtccctacgaggccgccgtcatttacccgacgggaggggtgagcgagtgagccctgcaatctagaatttggccactgatgtcactgttttcaacccattttacacactggccctttaaataaaaaagtctGTCCCAAGCCACAAAACTTGAGCCTTATAATGTAAGTAAAACAGCCTATAAAGTCTTAATTAGTCTATAAATGTCacttagggtgaccatattttgatttccaaaaaagaggacactcggcccggccaagagatagcctacttaaatgatacttactcaaagatgccttataattttaatatatttaaagtttatatgtatggatagaaaattcagttatattacaaaataatatctctcaaagacagaaattcaaatAGGCACCTATAgataggacacacacacacacactagaatgTGGCTACCCGATCTGAGCCCGACGGGTCCCGATGGTAGTCCTACCCGACGGGTTGGGCcgggtcaaaaatgtataaattgtattcggggtcgggtcggattcggtcggctttcagtgaaaatgtagtgtaaaaataaataaaatcctattgtctgtcctgtttattgctcggggactgttatttacatgacaacagctgaacagaacacacacacattggctgtttgtttctacctctcccctcgctggaagcctcggaccttccgccgcccgcctccgccttgattaaacgctgaaaataaaataaaagaggaagacaggtttttcctgttttatcttattttgttatatttctcccactcctctcgctggaagcgtcggacctctcGCCGCCCGCTtccgccgcccgctcccgtctcaaacacggaggtctccctctccgcggagcacccacggcgcacgcccggcctgttaaatagcctgtaaccataacaactgtgtgacacaaactcagtgctttagtaattaaataatgtcgggctcagtTCGGTTTttggacataacaaaacagaatgactgtcgggttcAGACGGGTTCGTGTACTTTTCTCTCGGACTCGGTCGGGTTCAGaaagaaatatgcggcccgtgccgcactctaacacacacacacacacacgcaaggaaaaccggacattatcatcaatttataaacaccccccggacgccccggacaggacgtgaaaagtggacatgtccgggcaaaagaggacgtttggtcagcctaacatCACTAATAGCTCTGAATGAGCACTCATAACTCATTTGCAACATTAgcagtgaaaacaaacaaatctgtccacataCTATTTGAGTCTTTATTTTActctaaaactttttttttttgaatttgtAATCCAAAGCTAGACACTGCTGTTGAAGTTCAGCAAAATTTATAGAAAAAGGTGGTAAGCCAttgaatttgaaaattaaaatgttaaataaaacattaataatttccacataattttttgtcaaagccacagggagccactggagaggggctaaagagtgTCAAGTTGCTTATCCCTGCACTAGAGGGTGACACAGGAGTGGGTTTTTGCTtctgtcccatcccactcccacagAACAACTCGTATTTTGTCCCAAACCTGGAAGAAAGACTTCCGTACTGTCTTGTTCCCATGTTaagtttttaaataataaagaaaatagtgtgtaTTCACGTTAGAGCTGCATATTTATGTACAAAAACTGAGCATATTCAGTCAGCCATACAGTAAAACATAATGCTAATAATTCCTAACAGCTGACAAAGCTATATTGTACATATTCGTTTTGTTATACATTTATATCTTTTTCCtatatttattgtaatttttctaATCTATGTTTATGTTCATAACTGTTGCAGTACCTTTTCTTAAATTCATTTCCTCTTAATATGTTTATTgtattaaatataataataataattaaataactaGCGCTTAGTCTGTTACCACTATGCTAACATATAATAGGAATTACCTTTAACATGCTATCCGGAATTAGCATCATGACTGCAATAATATTATCTTAAATAATTCATTTTACTTAACATGCTTCATATAAATCAACATGTGCGCTCATATTTAGAAGCATGTATTATACTATGTTCAGTGAAAACAGACTAGGTTAGCACCGTTAGCCGCCAGTTGCCGGcttagccacctccatgttgagagccgtgtgcagagAATTCCGACTCTGAATGTGGCATACAGCTCCTTTGATTCAAACAAAAATGTCTGTAGAATGGAAACTATGAACTACATTTTGGTTTCCTCCTCTCGTGTCAATTCATAACATTTAAAACCTTAATTTTTTCTCCGTCTTTCTGATTTTCAGGTCTGTTCAGGGCTGCGGTGCCCAGTGGAGCATCCACGGGGATCTATGAGGCCCTGGAGCTCCGAGATGGAGACAAGAGTCGCTTCAAGGGCAAAGGTACGGTGAGAGATTGACTGTGTTTGCATTCATATTCACATTCTTTAAACAGTTAAAGCTACAACGTGTTAGTTTTGACCGTAAGAGGACAGAAGGATTTCTAAACAttcaaaaaaaaactgaattagtcctctgctctgatttATTATCTTAACATGGGCTTTCTGTAATGTGTCTTTCTCAAAAGCTGAAACACGTCATTAGCGTGGCATTTTAACCAAACAAAGTTTCCGTATTTAACAACCACCATTCCCATTATGCATATGTGAAGCCGAATGCTAGCAAAGTACATTTCTTAAAAAATCAGTAAAGTTCAACCTATAGTGTCCAGTACAGTTGTAAATATTAAGTTACAGAAGCTAGTGGAAAAGAGGCTAATACAGACTGCTACCaacacatttgttgtttttcttgtttttcatcaCTAGGAATCAGTTTAATTCAGCTTTTAGCCTCCAGAAAACTTTGTTACATTTCTGCTTGTAAATGAACCTTGCCTGTGACCAGAAAGCTAGCAGACAAGAGGCTAGCGTGGAATCAGTGTCAATATCACAAGGGTTCTTTAATGTTGGATTTAGACAAAGAGtacatttacattaattactttttttccttttctgacTCACTAATCTTATTTGTCCTCTCTTCCAGGTGTTTTGAAGGCAGTCGGGCACATCAACGATACTCTTGGTCCCGCTCTTATAGCCTCTGTAAGTCATCAATAcgttagtctcgccaccagacaatcagagatctccgccttctgatagtctggggacactcctttctaaagtgtgtttaaaacaCTGGCGAAAACggctggcaacaaagcaacgcctcttgcatttttgaaaaggacacgccttctcggaaatgtgcgctcctccttttctcgtccacaaggaaacaaacacacacagagcttgaaaatggatgccgagagatttaactccgttttatcaaacgtgtgctcatccgtgaagaaaatattttttccagcggatgtcttagttacaacattattgagctaactggagtagtttcatgtcgtatccgacaacgggaggcttttaacagatgacgtcctgatgttagctttgctgctgctgttagctgtccctgtcagctgcagccactgatgctttccaAACATCGTGGtttcctaaaactgaataaataccacacatagcaacacaaaactgctttgctagctcaatcatgttgtaactaagatatccgctggaaaagatttCACGGACcctttaatgagttattacctattacagacactgctaacggctaacagggctaacagctaatggttagcccagctaaacgtgcacatagaaatagtaatgtttgttcaatcgttgtgtttatagactttacagacatcggattagtccaaacggtgatacagtgatgtgaaaaatgtgatatataggctatatatatagctaaaagctctgctggttttctaccctgaagtatttgtaaacaacaaggtgattccctctaacgttatagtccagccggacggatgagtcatggccttgtaaaagattatgtttgtttcttttagttggcgagaatgtgtcgccgcaaacgcgacaaacatccactgaactttgacggcgttttctgcaagcacggctgagccattttgtaccactacacgtgtttctagtgggactatgtttacaagcacaagaattcagcgagccaccgaaggaccaccctgcagatttactattggttctgcaacgtagggaaattactctgaaattgtatccgcccatctaaacacaaaatcagggagaaagtcatcagtctttagttaagcaaagtgtctaaagactgacttgtgagtctatcaATACGTCAGTGTACTAACTAAGATACAGTGTCCTTAAGTTCTTAGCAGGCCCAAGAGTTGTAGGTAACGGTTGTGTGTTAGCAGTATTTCTGCCCTCCCAGTCAACAAAAGTCACAGTTTTATAGAGAGCTAAACATTAAAGATTCAATTTGGGGACTTATTGTAGGCTAACCCAGAAGTTAGCATCATACTGGTTACCTcgacaaaaagccaatggggtCATTACaatggattttggattattgcacaaaataaactctgtggcaaacaaaagtttatgatacttacatgtttacTTACTACTTACAGGTAGTCCTCACAAacgaacaccacttttatgatttttgaagcataaataCTTAATAATTGCCAGAAGCAAAATGTAAGGCTTTAAGAAAAACTACACCAAGGTCAAAAGCCTTTCCTCTTAGCGTGACCTGATCGAGCCAGTGGTAATGGCAAGAGCGCAGgtataaacacaaacagaatgTGAAGTACATGAATTTCCATGTTCAgacttttcagaccctcttAGCAACTTTATTTCTAGAAAAGCACCTAGCGACAAACTTAGCAACTTATTCAGACCATCATGGAAAAAGACAAATAGCCTACATTGTAATTGAGTCTCATGTTTGCAGCTCAGAGTAATTGCAGCCCACAGCTCATTGCCATCAGTGCAGGATCGCTCTCACATCATCTGGAGACTTTTAGCGACTACTGGAGTTAATGCTAGCTACTTTAATTGGAGAAGAGTTGACAACACTggtgatgacatttaatgtcCCCAACAACCTtggtagtctcatttagccaccaCCTTTTTTcagacacgtaaaagcttcaaaattggGGGATCCAAGCGGGGGATTTACTGACGTATTTATGCCGTACAATACAAGGTGAAAGTCTCTTAaccttgtgttaaccacagaagTTATTTCAGGCATCGGACCAAAAACCCAATGAATTTGAGACAGGGGAACGGGAAGTGTAAAATTGCTGACTCATTTCTGGGTATAAGGGCTCATTCCTGCAGGACTGTATTCAGCGTTACTTGTAATATCTCTGGGCTCATTTGCCTTGATTGTCCCTTTATTAATGACACTCAGTTTTGGTGGTTCGTTATTTCAGTCCCCCCAGGCTTTGcctaaaaaatattttcctaAACCCCAGGTTTCAGATGTCCTTTTAGAGAACCGTGTGTGACATTAAAGgtattgtgttcatgtgtctcaaCAGTCTATAGACAGATTAAATCAGGCTGAAAATGTCCAGTTTGAACATTAGATATGAACAAAACGACCTCATgcagcaggtgacactgagcACAAATTCAGTCACTAGATGGACAGATGGCTATCATATCTGGATGGGCAGACAGGAAACTCTGAGAAGAAGATAGTCTTTCCAGTTATCAGTAATGGAGAAgaaaagcgtgtgtgtgtgtttagaggtACTGTAAATAAAAGATGACGATAATATATCTGTGTGAGAAagaagtgtgtgagtgagtgaatgaggtgtgtgtgtttatgtgcgagtgtgtgtaaGTATGTAAGTATGATTCAGATATCTGCTGCAGTGCAGTATGGGTAATTCCTTCAATCAGCAGATGTTTTTTGCTGATTGAAGGAATTACCCATACTGCACTGCAGCACATATCTGTCCTCACAATACTTGAGGAGATctcaggggagagggggtagcaacacaactccacctaatggaggctgacggcgccccagattcaaacgtccaaaaacacataattgaaaccacaaaatatctccatactgctcgtctgtagtgatccaagtgtcctgaagccccgacataaaaagttgtttggaaaaacgtcatttgaactctgtttttagcctcatcatcaacaactttttatgtcggggcttcaggacacttggatcactacggacgagcagtatggagatattttgtggtttcaattatgtgtttttggacgttttaatctggggcaccataagcctccattaggtggagttgtgctactaccccctctccccttggatctccgcaagtgttgtgaggactctaaaacttcacctgagcctccatcagaATATGGgcgagtagataatggctgaattttcatttttgggtgcacctTTAAATGCTTTTGAAGACATCTGAGCACAGCACAAGAAAACAGGTTTAAAAGGGTTAATATCAATATAGTGATTGCCTTACCTGTGTGTACTGTCAAGAtgagtgtttgtatttgtgtgtctgcagggcATCAGTGTGGTGGAGCAGGAGCAGTTGGACAACATGATGATCGAGATGGAtggcacagaaaacaaatgtgagTCAAAACAAGTTGTGATGGACTAAAAACACTGCATCATCAGAGTTCACCAGCCAGCTGGAAATCTTGTTCCTGCAGCTCGTGTGAAGTCACactcattttgaaaaatgtctttACCAAAGGCCCGTTTGTCACAAAGTGGGTAACAAGAGGAAATAAATACAGACGGAAACAAGACAGAGAAAATAGATTGCTGCTCCAAACGGGCTTTGGCACGACCGACGCAAACTCACACcgttaataaataaattcactGTTCATTTATTCTTATTTACAGTCATGCCAACTAATCATTTCAGGCAGCAAGGTAAACAGCAGTGAAAGTAATGGTGTTTGGAGAAATGAATTTCAGCCAGCACAGAAAAACCTGTCAGACTAAACTGTAGCTGAAACAGACTTTACTTGACTTTCTGTTTATGTTGAAATGCACATACTGTAATTATAAAGAGACCTTAGACGTCATTCACAAAACACAGAGAATTAATTCTCTAATTATTGtttattgcacacacacacacacacacacacacacacacacagtaagctAAAAAAAAGCAGTTACAAAAAATACTTACTGTTTAAAATGTCaacttgttgtgttattgggagccagaataggagtcatggctcaaagtTTAGATTTTATCACATACCTACCACATTAGGTAGGGAAAAAGTGGAAATATCAATGTTGGTATCACttattggtcaaatgagttgttatatatcggcatattggctactggcaaaaaaatccaatatcatgcatccctactgCTTTATAAGTAAagttaaattaaacatttaaaagaaagaaatgcagACTAAGGGGTTATTGACTTGACAATGAAGGTAATGCTTCCCTGTTTTCTGTCCTGTCAAACAGCTCAGTTCGGGGCCAACGCCATCCTGGGAGTGTCTCTAGCCATCTGCAAGGCTGGTGCAGCAGAGAAAGACGTCCCCCTGTACCGCCACATAGCCGacctggctggaaacacagagcTGGTGCTGCCAGTTCCTGTAAGACACAaactcatttatttttgttttaataaaaatttTGGTTATTCATATGAGTTTCACTCTTTTCTCACCAAAAATATATGATAATTTCACATGCTTGCATTGTTACATTATCTGGAATAGTATAGTGTGGACAGTGTGTAGGTGTTTACAGATGTTTCTTAGTTTTATAGGCTCCTAAAATTATTACTaaactcttctcttctctccacATTTCCTTCCCTTGACCCCTTGTTTCCCCCTCTGTTTCCTCCCCCTgttctccttgtttcctcttctATTTTCTCCTTGTTTCCTTATCCCCCTTTTTctgtcctctcctttcctctcacctctttgtttcctcctctcctcttcaggCCTTTAATGTGATAAATGGAGGTTCTCATGCAGGTAACAAACTGGCCATGCAGGAGTTCATGGTTCTTCCCGTTGGAGCTGAATCTTTCAAGTAAGAATTAAAAACATCGTCATGaagtttttctatttttacattTGGTTTCTTCTCTTTCAATATCTAAGATTTTTAGtctatttttttgaaaaatgttctTCCTAACTTCTCTCATCATTCATTTTCTTGATTATTTCTCTCCTGAGGATGTTTTTGTCTCTGCCTTTCCACTCTCTGACgatctctccctccttccctctgtctctcagggAGGCGTTGAGGATAGGATCGGAGCTGTATCACACACTGAAGGGGGTGATCCAGGAGAAGTACGGCCAGGATGCAACCAATGTGGGAGATGAGGGAGGATTTGCTCCCAACATCCTGGAGAACAGTGAGGGTGAGTAAGAGGAGGAAGAGTGTCAACAGTGATGTTCTGTGTTCTTTACACAGATCATTGGGTGatgaaatttaatttgaattttggtaCAACCTCAATACAACCTCACTGAACACGCTGCATAATAGGCCTAGGTGGATGAAATGGGTTCATGGCTCTGGAaaagaagcttttattttgacatttaatgctgaactaaaacaaaatgtttatttttgcttgaatttgaaataaataattattagtTTACATCATGAAATAAGAGTTTTTTTTCGCAGTAAACATTTAGAGGAGGTTGCATCAGTTTTTAGCCCTCAGCTGTGTCTGTTGAACCATCTCTCTGGCTGCATCAATTACAGGGTTAgggaactctgtttttagcctgagtggcaaaaaagtaaaaaaaaaagttcatagtTAGTCTGACTTTTGACTTCTTAGTTTACATCATCTAATGGCTCTATCTCTGTTCCCTGCTCTCCCCCTCTTCCTTTCACGCCTCAGCTCTGGATCTGCTGCAGATAGCCATAGAGAAGGCCGGTTTCACGGACAAGGTGGTGGTTGGAATGGACGTGGCCGCCTCAGAGTTTTACCGTGATGGGAAATACGACCTGGACTTCAAATCCCCCCCAGATCCTGACAGACACATCTCTGGAGAGGAGCTGGCTGACATCTACCAAGGCTTTGTCAACAACTACCCAGGTGGGctatatttgttgtttttgttgatctTCAGCCAGAGATGAAAtatctttattcatttttcacctctcttccctccttctcAGTGGTGTCCATTGAGGACCCGTTCGACCAGGATGACTGGGAGGCCTGGTCCCGTCTGACAGCCCAGGTGGGGATCCAGGTGGTGGGGGATGATCTGACGGTGACTAACCCTAAGAGGATAGAGAAAGCTGCTGAGGAGCGAGCCTGCAACTGCCTGCTGCTCAAAGTCAACCAGATCGGCTCCGTTACTGAGGCCATACAGGCGTACGTCTGCTTTATTTCAGTGTTAACAAGATTTTTTAGATCTTTTAAATACTGTGCtggtttattaaaaaaacaattgtaTTGAATTGACCACCAAGTCAAAAACATTGCAGCTAGGTCAGCTTTTGTGATTTCATTGTTCTTTTGTGGGTGCTCCTTTCCAAATGCCATGGCTTCCTCCAGTGATAACACTCCCAGtgcagcaggttttttttttgccaatttcAATACTtgatatgctgatatataacaaTTTATTTCGCAGATGACCAACACCAATATAAATATATTCACTTTTTCCCGCctgattttagtgatcatcaagtctcttctgtagtggaattaacaccatattatgcatgcatactcttatcatgatggcccaccagcagatggaaacatgaaatttaatacttttcaatgtatgtaatattcattcattg carries:
- the LOC117263891 gene encoding gamma-enolase, whose translation is MSIVSIVAREILDSRGNPTVEVDLCTEKGLFRAAVPSGASTGIYEALELRDGDKSRFKGKGVLKAVGHINDTLGPALIASGISVVEQEQLDNMMIEMDGTENKSQFGANAILGVSLAICKAGAAEKDVPLYRHIADLAGNTELVLPVPAFNVINGGSHAGNKLAMQEFMVLPVGAESFKEALRIGSELYHTLKGVIQEKYGQDATNVGDEGGFAPNILENSEALDLLQIAIEKAGFTDKVVVGMDVAASEFYRDGKYDLDFKSPPDPDRHISGEELADIYQGFVNNYPVVSIEDPFDQDDWEAWSRLTAQVGIQVVGDDLTVTNPKRIEKAAEERACNCLLLKVNQIGSVTEAIQACKLAQANGWGVMVSHRSGETEDTFIADLVVGLCTGQIKTGAPCRSERLAKYNQLMRIEEELGDQARFAGHNFRNPSVL